The DNA window CCAGTCGTCCCTGTTGCCCCTGTTGCCCCTGCTAAGCCCAGTGTCCCTCCTACCCACCCTCCGGTGGTTGTCCGACCGGTACCGTGCACGAAACCATCGCACCTAACGCATCTGTCCAGGAAGCAGGCACTGCCCGTTTTCGAACCAGTAAAATTCACCGGCAAAACGAAGAATGTAGAGATCGTACCATCAATGGGATTCCATATGGGGACAAAAACTGATGTCATAGAGGTGTATAAATCCCCAGGCAAATACATTCAGCTGCCCCCGGAAACCGTTACAAACACTGATACCAAGCGTGTGCCCAATCGTCGTACGAAAACGTCCAAACCAAGCGCGAGACCAAGCGCGAAACCAAGCGCGAGACCAGGCGCGAGACTAACCGGGAGACCAACCAAACTCACCGCAAAGGTTGGtggtaaaaagaaaagccCAGTAAAGACAACTACAATCCAGTTGAGTGGCGATTCTGCAAATTCCAACGCCGCAGCCACGGTAGTGCCTAGAGCGGCACCTTCCTTGGTTGATACTGCTTCTACAGGATTCATCGACCAAAACTCTCAAGCCATTGAAAGTGCTCCTCTCGCTATCGACGTAAGAACGGTTGGTGATGACTTTAAGCTGGAGGGAGTTACTTTACCGGTGAACGGGGAATTCTCAGCCGCCGAAAATGCATTTACTACCGTACCATTCGATGCTCCGCTTCCCGATGGGTTGCTGAACGCGAAAGTCTTGGAGCAGGGCAGTGCCTCTATAGCAACCAGCGGGTTGGCAGACGAGTCAAACTCAGCACCTGTGGATGCACTTACATTTCCCGAAGTTCAGCAACTACTTAATGAGCTTTTAAAGCACGAGGAGTTTGATGAAAAACGGCTTGAAAGGGCAGGCCGTTCTACCGATGACGCTGAATCGACGAAGACGGTAGAAATAGATCCTCAGGTCAGCTATAGCCGAGTAGTGCGCCAGTAAAACTTCACGCATATATTTAGCTTGTCAGCAATGATGAAGAAACGGCGAATGGAAACAGGGAAAATGTCCTGCGATGCAGGTACAACACAGCAGACAGCGTATAAATTGATTATGGTCAGCTAAAATgctccaaaaaacaaaacaaaaaaacgcattcacAGGAGGTAACTCTAAGCTGCATACGCCATTCATGTACATTTCCGCATGTTATTAACAATAATGGTATGATACTTTATACTCTTGCCGCATTAAGTATTAGACTCCTTATCATATGTATATATGAAGGTGATCGATAGTGTAGGTGAGTCGGCTAGTCAATAGTAGCAGATCTGTTATCATGATTTTTGACAACATGCGAGAATGGAATAGCTATATGCAATACTAAGAATGGTGGATGGTAGTCGGTAGATGACGTTTAGTGATATCTCTTTCCGATGGACGCTCTTTTGGAGAGATGGAGCGTTCTTACTAAAAAATAACTATACGAGCACGTGTTTCTgggaaataaaaccaaatcaatACAGagatacagcaacaaaaaaaaaacaatgttctaaTAAATAAGATGTTGTACAAATACACGCATTTACATATTGTTGTATTACGGTTTTTAcagagtttatttttatagaaacacctacaaacaataatttcaaaatagaaaattattttaaaatttgttcaacAATAAATTTGTTACTTGGTGTattggaagtatttttttaaccgTTTTTATAGGTCACCAGGCGAATAATTCAAGGTATGCGGCACTGTTTCAACAcactgcaataaaaaaaaaaattagtaaacATAATGACAGCTTCATCGGAAATACTTTCTTGTGTTTTAATATCAACTTGATATAGTTTTATTTCAGCTTATAAACTGTATAAAAACTTCGCAAGAATGTGAATAATGTGTTCATTATACATTGGTTTACTATGATTGACACATTTACTAACAGGTAGAGTATACGTTACGTTACGTAAGAAAAAGTAACCCTATCGACACAATATGCGTAATTTGTTACAAAGTCTATTAACAGTCAATTAATGACATCCTCTGCGAAAGGAAGATGTTACGGGTATGAATAGGtaacagaaataaaacataattatgtatattttaaCAATCCACTAACTAACACCAGCATCACGTCTAATCACTCGTAGCTGTAGTAGTAGTTAGGTTCGCCTTTAAGTATTCAAAATCAATGTTGGCTTCTCTTTCAACATTGTCGTCCGCAAATAGTAAATACCTAAAAGGTCACAGCTAGCGCACTGTGGAAAGGATAACCGAACGATGCCGGAAGACGCGGGCAGTGTACGATTGCGTCACCGTACGCTGGGGACGGTCATTGCTGTTTAAGCTATTGTTTATCGAGATGTGGGGTGTTGAAAAGCTAACTGGTTTCGCTTCTTCTTTCGGCTCACAGCCGGGTTCGAGCTGTTTTATTTGCCCATCTATCAGTCAACTAATCAATCAATACAGACATGGTCAGTAGGAAAATGGCAAGATTCACACTTAACACacttaagataaaaaaaaaaaacgtttgctaACGTCGTATAACGTATAACGTACTGCAATCTAATAGTAACGTTTCACGCTTACCTTACTAAGCAAAAATAGTCTTATCAAGTATTTACAGTAAGAGTACTCGAATACCCAGTGACCGAGATTACCCGATGACATTGAATTACGAGTCATGCAATAATGGAGTGTGGGGCACAATAACGCACAAGCAGAAATTGTTTACCGAATGAATAAGGGCGACACACCGTCTGCTAAAACACCCACTCTTTGAAGCGCAACGTCACGCCAGGTGCAGTACCAAGGTAGCTTCAACGAAAGTGAAAGTAAAAATCTCTTTCAATAGCAACACCGTGTCATGCTACTGATGTGCAAGATCATGGTCCAGCGTCTTATTTGCAGGATGTTTTAACCTTGAAGTGGGTTGATTGAAGCtgtaaagagagagagagagaggggaaaaataaataaaattatgctgCTAGCAAATATTCTATTGAAGCTAATGCCAGGCATGCCGAAATCAGAAATCGTATAgaaagattaatttttaataaaaaagcgtttaataaacttttttaataaatagtaTACATTTCATAAACTAACGCAGTACAAgtataattgatttaattactTATTTATCCTATTGGTATAATCCTTCATGTGAGAAAGGGGTTTGAGAATTCCTAATTCCTAtacaaatatattattattataaacaCGGTTGCCAAACAGGATATTACCGATCTCGCTGAACCAGTATCCCAAAAAACAAGTAAAGGAATGATGAGAATTGAGGAATTGaggaatgagagagagagagagagagagagagagagagagagagaggaataCAGCCCGAAGAAACCTGAACAGCGTTAGTGAAATTGCGTAACTTCCTGCAGAGGAGGATTGGTGGATCTACCGTTCGTACGGATCGTCAGACGCGCGACTTGCCCAGATTGGGCTGCGGcgtacaaaacaaacccccGAAAACTTCCAGCCATCTAATCGATGATAAAACAACGCTGCTTATCCTACAAACCTTATCCATAACCACCGTTCACCGCCCCCCCAGAGATTCAATCCCATCCTGGGGATCCTCCATTCCTGACTTTTTTATGTCATCAGTTTCGGTTCGATCTTGTTCCTCGTTTTCACCATCCGAATGCGTCTCTAACATTTCTCGACCCATATATATATTTCTTCGGGTACGCCCATTGCGTAATTTCATCCCAAACGGCCAAACCGAAGCGTGTCCAAACTAtgcataaacatttttattcccTTACCCCTACGCACCGTTCAACGATGGGAGGAATTTTAGCTACGAAGTTCAAAGACTATTGCTTTAACTATTACATGTATGTAAGGATTTTAGTTTCTTGTTCATTATAGTTTAAAACGAGGTTAAAGGAATCTGATTCTCATtcattaaatttgaataattcttTAAACCGTTTCAAATTTAACTTTCaataaaactttcaaatttattttatgaagAATCGTAAATCTTCAAACAGCTCCAAGAAATGTCTAAAGATTCATCCGTTTCATAACCATCTTTAGTTGTACAAAATGCTTATCAAAATCTTAGATCGAATGTCGGCTCAGAACTTGAGATTTGAGTGATTATTTATAAAAGACTTATGAAGAACAACACCTCGTCTTATTCTTATGTGGACCTAAAACCTCAGGAGAGGTTTAGGAGAGGAGAGGTCCCATTTCAGGAGAGGCGAacgggatttgatacccggatCTTTCGTGTAATACtagtttttaatgatttattgaCTCTCACTCATATCCTGTTTAGCTAGTGAATTATTGCAACTCACCATATCGGTAGGAGAGTTTACCTTAATGTGATTTGTCTTTCCGCGTTTACTTGGGCATCATCATTCACCCTTTGATCGCTAATTGCTTCATAACTCTCGTAGAATATATTCCAAGCTATGCGCAAGGATTTATGATAATATCAAGCAAATATTGACACATGACATAATAAACATAACTGATTGAAATTCTCCATCATTGGGAAGCGAAATGGTTTGTTCTCGGCATCAATGACGCGACCGTCAAATGCGAGACGAACGCAAAGATTGTCACACATGTGTTGTTCGAACCAATTGATAAAGTACGAAACCGAGAGACATGGTGGACGCACCTTATTGAACGTTCCATTGATTCCATGGTCAATGCGGGGCTCTCTCCTCGGCACGGACGGTGTGTTTAAATGTGCTTGCAGTTCGACGAAACATGGTCTAATGACGAAAACATTGCCTATTGACATAAGGCCTGCATTTGATCATCGATGATTTCGTTGTTAAACATACAGTCGGCATTCAATCTCTTGGCTGCGGAAAGGGACCAACACCT is part of the Anopheles funestus chromosome X, idAnoFuneDA-416_04, whole genome shotgun sequence genome and encodes:
- the LOC125773101 gene encoding uncharacterized protein LOC125773101 translates to MQILKVLLVVLVVVNLTTGLFFPKKKTVYVHHPPPVYQQPAVQQHTYSYYYQPIPYYYYEPVPVVPVVPVAPVAPAKPSVPPTHPPVVVRPVPCTKPSHLTHLSRKQALPVFEPVKFTGKTKNVEIVPSMGFHMGTKTDVIEVYKSPGKYIQLPPETVTNTDTKRVPNRRTKTSKPSARPSAKPSARPGARLTGRPTKLTAKVGGKKKSPVKTTTIQLSGDSANSNAAATVVPRAAPSLVDTASTGFIDQNSQAIESAPLAIDVRTVGDDFKLEGVTLPVNGEFSAAENAFTTVPFDAPLPDGLLNAKVLEQGSASIATSGLADESNSAPVDALTFPEVQQLLNELLKHEEFDEKRLERAGRSTDDAESTKTVEIDPQVSYSRVVRQ